In the Diprion similis isolate iyDipSimi1 chromosome 13, iyDipSimi1.1, whole genome shotgun sequence genome, GCCTAGAACGGTAAACGTGGTAGCAACAAGTCCGTGACCGCTCCCGTAGAGACAAATCAGCCCTGCAGTACTACCCAATCCGAGTGTCAAGCTTTTCACATACAATTTTCTCGTCCAAATTTGCAAGGTCTCCATCTCAATCAAATCCGCGTGCAAAATGTACGTTATGGTATACGTGATTTTGTTGAGACCGATCTAATTGATCCGCCGCAAGCGGGGATGAATCGAGTCTGGGAAAGCTTCTTCGCTGCCGCGGGTGAATCGTCGAGTGTACCTGTTGCTTTTACGACGGTCAGCGAGATGACTCCCTCATTCCGATTCAGGTAGCATTCCTGACCGTCCCCACCACAACTTGCCGGTGTGTTCGTGAAATTTAGCCAACATCTGAACACGCGTAATGATATGAGAATAATATTCTGTATAGTTATGAAAATACTATCTTGAATCACAAGGGACGTTTAAATCCGCGTCAGAAGTTGCCGCGTCAACGAAATTCAGTAACGCATATGGTACCCGAGTACGCTGTcgctgaacaattttttttctcttccgatCTGGTTACGATATCTTCTACAACTAATACGTTACCGCGAGCGAGCCGAAGGTAAATTTCTCGGTACGAAGCTAGGAAActgtttgaatatttcatgACTTACCGCCGATATCGACCCGGCAGCATCGATTTCAATATCAAATACTTGGACgatttatattaatttatggGGATTCAAAGCCCGTGACTATTTCCGATTCAATCAGATATCGAGCAACGAAGGCCCTACTATCTCTCAACCATTTACAGATTGACGAGATAGCAgtgaaatattcgaaatttttcgattctgAGTATTCTTACATGTGTAAgtgaattgttttatttcacacTCGTGTTATGATTTGTTGATTTCAACATTCAGACGGTCGATTTTTCGCTTTGACATTCGAGTATTTATAGCTACCGAGTAACGATGACGTCGGCTCACCAAAGCGCACAcatgtaaatgaaaattaaaagtaaattgGCATGGAAATGTACTCCGTCGAGTTGCCATATGCTACGTATTGCACGATTAATGgaaatatacaatttatttttatcattatatgTAAATTATATACTTTTCGTCTAAATAATTAACGTAAGAACAGTAATTAATCATTTGCGTTGCTCGGTCCAAATCGACGACTGTGAGATAAGTGAACCTTGGTTCTCCCAATCTCACAGGCCATCGTAACACGAATGTACGCCTACTGTTATTGACTCGTTGTTACGTTCACACGATATTGTTACTCTTATATTATCTTATAACATCTATTCCTGTCTCCTTTCAACTCTCACTAGATTATTCCTATTGACATCAAAGTTAGGATCTCCATCGGTAGCTATTCTGCCAAGCCATGAGAATAACATAATTATACCAACAAATGCTATGAGTAAGAGTATGGTAAGCACAATATATCGCTTGTACAACGATCCAGAAGAGCCTCGCCTGCGTGCCGGAGTTctagaaattaatttccacCATCTCATGAACCATTCAATCGCGGATTTTCGCTGATACTTGTTTTCGTCGTGGTCATAGGGTAAGTCCTTCGGATCATCGTACGCCTCGAAAACTTTCTTGCTTGCCTGATTTGAAAAAGGCATCGAAGGTTCTACGTTGACAACGGAATAGGGGGGTCCAGATTTTTGAACCGTCGAGtgaatgctgctgctgctgctgctaccgGAATTTATCAAGTTTACATTGCTGCCAGTCCGAGGGGTCGCTACACTCGGCGAGGGCGTAGTGGTGTGGTTTTGGTAAGAGGTAGACATCTCAGTCACCGAAACCTTACGTTCCTGTATTGGTTTTTGCTCTCTGTCGTCGcttaactgaaaaaaattaaacctcacagtgaatttatattaaaatcaCGAGACGGATCAAGAGAGGtagaatttttgcaaaatcccAAGAAGCCTGCGTGAAATTCAATCATCCATGTACAATAGCAAAGTCTGAACTGACACAGAAGAAATTAAttctggaaaaataaaatgacgacTAACCAACGGCAAGCCGAGTCCAGCCCTAGCCCAATTCACTCCGGCGAGTTTCTCTTTGaggacatccgcgaccggggAAACTAGATTTGGCTGTGGGAAAATGGCAATCTCGCACACAGGACACGTGTATCCCGCAGGTGCAGTTGTAGCTGGTAGATTTCTGGCATAGGTGTCTATGCAGGCCCAGTGAAAGACGTGGTAACACGCCAACCTCACGCAATCCCCATCCGTCAAGGCGCCCGAGCAGAGGGTGCAGACCGGACTGTAGTCGCTGTCCTCCAGCCAACGAAGATACGATTGAACTACACACTGTAACGCAAGTGTTTAAACATTTGTCAACTTGGAGAAAAATGAGGCTAGGATTGAACCGCGTAATTGCGGCTGACCACAGAATAGGGACGACCCTTACCTTGGGATGATTCGTGACCATGCAATGCTCGCAGACGTTGACGCGGTGCTCGAAACAAAACAGATTCGTAACTCTTCTCTTCGGACATTTGCACAACCCCATTTTGAAGCCTTCCCAAATAAATAATCACGCAGGTATGTAATTACATAGGTAGAGGGCTAGTCCCGGAAGATCAGGTATCCCTTGGACATTTACGCTTCACCGTTTTTTCGGCTGGAATTCTTTTGTCGTCAGCCTCGCACACCGTCAAGGTGGAGTTGGAGCGCTGACACCGCTATCGCCATGTTTTCGTCGGCCACGTCGTCTGACACATGAGGTTACAGATTTTGACGGATTTGACGGAAGAGGCGAACCAAATCGAAAGCCCGTGAGGACATCTACAAACgcacacgaacgcagaactcGCTTTCGGCCAATAATAGTCTGTGGATTTTGCCACAGTGGAAACGCACCGGTGATATTACAACGGCGCGACAAACATTTGTTTACTTATTAATTACTTGCGACGTCCGCCAAAGGACTCTATCGGAGCCGAAGTGACGATTTCAGGCGGTCTTTTTTAACTTTCACCGATAAGCCGTAATGTAACGTAATAAGattatcgtaattttttacaagttgTTCGGATCCTTCATTGCAGTGGTGAAGGTTAAGCTATTGCTTGCTACCGTGCTTTCGAGTGCCGACACACCGAGAACAGATTGAAGCTTTTCTGTAATACgaaggcaaatcggagaatcGGCATCGAAATAATATCACGATGTCGCATGGCCGAGGTAAGTCACAATAGCTGTATGCTTCTCAGAGGATAACAAACTGACAAGCACAATTCCCGCACGTAACTCAGCCCGTGAAACGTCAAAAGCACGCCGGCTCTTGTCGCCctttattttcgtaattttcacttatgaataattatttttaggtGGATCGGGTGGCGGGAGAAGAAATCGTGGTCAAAACTTTGGGCACAAAAATAGTAAGATTCTTGTTGGCGACAAAGGACGGGAAGTACTGGAGAGCATAAATGAAAACTCTCTAGTGATAAAGCAATTTCGAGGATACGCCGCTGAATTGGACAGTAAACACGATCGTTACGAGGCTATAGTGAAACTGAGCCGTGACATCACCATTGAGAGTAAGAGAATTATATTTCTTCTCCATACGTTCGACAAGGAGAGCAAGCGGGACGCGGTTCTCGGAGAAGCCAAAACCCGACTCGAGACTCTGGCTAAGACTTTGTTCAAGAGCATTGCTCAGGAGCTGGATGGACAGAACCCGTTTCAGTATCTGCGAGCTTATACGGCGGGTATTCAGGAATACATAGAGGCGGTTACCTTTTACCAATATCTTGAGAGCAATAAGCTGGATGACTGGAAGGACTTGGAGAGATCTCTGATCTATGTTGTTCCTTTCGAACCAAAAAGTACCCCTCAGGAACCAGCGCTAGAAGGATCGGCCTGCACTTCCAGAGAAATCAGTACCATGCTAACGCCGCATGAATACATATTGGGTATAGCCGATCTCACCGGAGAGCTAATGCGAAAGTGTATAAGCAATTTGGGAACAGGTGACATAGCGAGTTGTTTCCAAACCTGCAATTTTGTCAGAAGCATCTACATAGGGTTCCTTGGTTGTGTCGGCTCGTCCGGTAAAGAAATAAACAGGAAATTGTACACTTTGAAGCAGAGTTTAATTAAAATGGAGAACGTTTGCTACACCGTCAAGGTTCGAGGCTCTGAAATACCGAAACATATGCTTGCCGATGTAGCTATCGGAGCATCTAATGAATATGCAACCGAAGACGACGAAGGGTATCATCCGTTTTAACCATTAACAACGGCGAGATCAATAAACGTACTGAATGGCATTTTGCGAACTTTATCAGCTCgtccgtataataatatacctgtATTAATTCAGTCTTAAATATTTGTACAGATATCGAACTGAACCATTAAGTGGCAGGagtctataaaaaaaattggcacatgattagtaaaaaatgagatttattattaaaatacatTTGTACAAGTTTTTCACTAGCACCGACAATTTGAATACAAGTACAATACAAATCAAGACACTTAAGGTTGCACCAGCTGCCCTACTTATCATCGCAATCACTTTTGGCTTCATCCGAACTGTCTGTACAAAATGAAGGTTCGTATTCTGATTCGTCGATAGATTCCTCTAGAGATGATTGATCTGTAGCAGATGTTGTTTCAGGAGTCTTTGCTCGTATCGGCGTCTGGGGTCGCCTCCTCCGCTGAATCGTATGTTTGAAATCTTTTCTATGCTGTGGATTTTTTCTGTAACATCGTACTCCGTAACGGCATTCCGGTCTGTCGTCCAAAACGGCATAATCCGAATCACCAGGGTGACTGAACTGTGCCCTGTGttcctcattttttctgtAACACAGGTTTCTCTTGATGATTGATATCCCTATTTACAATTTCTAATACTTTCAGAATTCGAGGAAAGCGTAATGCATAATAATACCTGTAACATTTACTCCCGTATGTGCATCTGTTCCGTGTAGGAGGGGTTGAGACTGTAGCTGTCACATTTACAGCCGTATCAGTATTGGATGTAGAGACGGTAGGTTGTTTTGTATTTAGTATTCTATCCGACTTGGCAGCAATTTGTTCATTACGATCGCTGAAGTGTTGCCCACAGtcccattttattttctttccagcCTCGTCAAGACTTGTAGCCTCTGCACACTCTGCAGCACTCCTTTCCTCTGTAGCAACCTCTACTGTTTCAGCAGCTGAAGAGGGTGGCGAATGATCTGGTTCGTCAGATTCAGTCAAACTTTTTGTACTTGAAGCGTGTGGCCTTGTCGCCAATGCCTCATCCACTACTTTTCCCTCCTCCGGGATGCTTGGAAATAAAACAGCGTAGTGTCAGTATCGCTATTTGGatcgtttgcaaaaatttttaccaagtaACACGTATGTTCACGATCATAATAGTAAAGCAATAATGAAGACCTAGCTCCATAGATATCATTTGTAGTTTGTTCGGTAGACTCGAGAACCGTGTCCTCGTAGTCCAAGGGATTGAATTCCTCCTGCCCTGGATCCACTCCTATACTACTAGGAACATTATCAAGATTTCCATTCGGGGATAGTATTGCCTCGATGCTTCCAcctagtcgattttttttctcagatggTTCGTCAGTTGATTTCTCGGATGcctggtaaaaatttattcgattaaCACATAAAACATGGTAAGAACATGTTTGAAAGAGTAGCAAGATAGTCACTACTCACCTTGCGCTTCCACCCAGATTCATTATCCTCCATAGTTGCATCGACGCGAACAACCTTGAACCAGTGCTTGTCGCtcagcaaagaaaaaagatccCCCACGTGAATCGGAACGGTTGATCCCACCTCAAGTTGTACCCATCCGGATGAACCGGGTGATTTCATGTAGCACGGAGTGAACTTGTGGATGAAAAATAGGAAAAGGTAATAGCATGTAGATTCTAGTCAATAACTCTTAGCAATGtccaataattttatagagTCAGGGTTTTTACTTGGATACAATGGTCTGACGGGAAGGAAAAACTAATATCTAACACAAGTACTTGTCCATACCGGACTTATCGTCATATCTCCTTCGGCGGTAAGATCAATAGTAATGGCATGCTTCGGCACTCGTTCATCCTTGCACTGAGAAGTTGAATATTCTAGTTACAATTATAACGAAAGTGTGTACAGGTGTggtttttttcctatacaacCGCTATTGCAGCTTGTTCACTGACAATGTTTAGTTGCTTAAATATTAATGAGACCCACGGTTTTTTACCCCAGTAACGACTCCAACATCGATTACATTGGCACCAATTTGCAATTCAGCTTTGTGAACAGAATCACTGTCTACCCGTacaatctgaaattttttcatgttggTTGTCGAACTGAGGAATATAtaaacgtttgaaatttatatttagcAAAAAGTTAAAATGTCACAGCTCGAAATTTTGTCAGAGATAATGAAAACATCAGAGTTgtaaaaatagattttcttttgtgtataaaaatttgaatctgatcgcgagagaaagaaataattgagggtcaatcgtgaaaaataatgaaacgctATACATAAACTAGTCTAACCTGTTCGCGTTATGTCAATTAAGTCACCTAAGTATAAGTCCGCGTGTCAAGTTGTCGAGGAGCACACGATCCCGCCAGGTCCCACATGCAATCTATAATACTGTAAACAAAACAAGACCGGTGTGACATTAGTCGCGAGTCGATTTTATCATTTCCGGTGTGCAGCGCGGGACTATCTGGTTATCGTAACTTCCGCTCAACTGAACAGTACGTAGTTTGGTCGTGTTTCGGGAGCAACGTTTTGGGATTCTCTTTGTACTAAATTCCGCCGAAAATATGTTACAATTACGTCGTCAGGGTAAGACGTCGTGCAAAAATGGACCCAAGAATCCCGCAGGACAATTATCTCTGGTTAGTTGGATAATTCTGAAAATGAACATTCGTCAATTCAATAAAGAGATCGACCAACCAAACGATTTAATTACGGGACTTTACATACCGTCCGTAATTAGTAAGTAGCATagaaacggttttttttttaatctttcgcTGCAATAAGTATTGACTTTTTATCGACGAATGGATCTGGAAATTCACCGCTACAAATGTACTCCGAGAGCGTCGAATCATTAATAAGGTTATTACGAGCGATGtgcgtatacgtataattttgaataaagtactcaaaaaattaactatTCATCGATTGATCTCAGTTCAGTTGCATTTGCGGAGATTTAACGGATTCTTGACGGCTGTAATGTGGCGGCATCGGTGAGATCGCGTTAATAAACAAACACGAATCTACCTATCGTGCGGCCATTTTGATTCGTGTTTGCTGTTCCCGCCACAAGCAACTACGTGCATCAGCTTGGTTGTTTGATTTtccagttaaaatttttttgacattaCGCAAGGATGTACGACGACTTTGCATTATTCGTTATATGCGGCGCGTATGAATATTTGTAgtccattttcaaaatgatgtcGCGGAAACGGAAATTACGAATACGGAAATTCTCCAACGCGACTTTCGTTTATTTCAAAATGCTGCCATATTCACGTTCGCGCGGGAACCTTTTCAGTAGTTTCTTCGACTTTTCATCTTACTGTTAACGACTAGAATATCGCGGCGGGTATTTGTGATCGGTCTACTGAGTCCACACGTCAATTTCTCATGATAACTATTTAACGTGTGCCTTGAAAGTCGATTTCTTTAAATTCAGTTGTATGAAAAGTTGCTGTAGATCTCGTATGGTGTTTGGCAAATTGTGTGTGTGGTGTTTGGCAAATTGTGTGTGATGGTGTTTGGAAAATTGTGTGCGTGGTGTTTGGCAAATTGTGTGTGATGGTGTTTGGCAAATTGTGTGTGGTGTAAAACTTTGAGAGGGCATAACGGATAATATAGGATCACTTATCGTCAGCAGAGATCAACGAACGAGGTGCAAGTGAGTTGCTGTAATTACAAATCTATCTAATATAATTATGATTGACGTTACATTTCCAAAAATACTTCACGGTACTGGCTAAATGGAATGGGAATCTATGGTGCAGCAGAAAATATGGGTTTAGACATCGATGAGAAAATATTAACACCAAACGTCGAGTTGAGAATTAAATGCTCTGATTTATAGTAATCGTAAAGAATGTACACATAACAATATATGCATATTGTCATACAAATAAACTCGTTGCATAGTCGTCTGTATGTATAATCTCTGGTACATATTGGCGGTGGTAGCAAAATAAATTCTGCAACAAAATTAGTTagttttttgaagaatttaaaacgaaatttatcAAGTTTGTATAATTGTACAAGTAAATTTATACAAGTTGTACGTAATATGCGCATATGCCCGACGTACAATTTACtgcagttgaaaatttttattttcacatcacCTTATTCCTTCCAATGCtgattcatttgaaaaataaactcacCTGATGTATCGTCAAAAATAATGTTTAGGCATTATTTATCTAATTAAAAACCTCGTActgaatttatataaaactTTGTCTATTGGACAAATTTGCACTAGGGTACTTGAAAATGTACAGTGTCACCTCGTGGAATATTAGATTTTCTGTACCGTTTCGTCCTACGACATAGTGCACAACTTCATCGGACAAGTTGCAATTGCTacatttattactttttggtTTAACACTCAGCTGCGCTCacatatacaattatatcTCAAACGTTTGTCACTAAAGGAACTTCCGAGCTTTGCCTGTACAGTTTTCTGGCTAATTACTTGAGAACCACATGAGAATATACGATATCGATAATGcactgataaaattttatagtcGTAACAAATGTGGTCTACCTCCAAAACAAAATGGTCGTGAAGTTGAAGTCTTATCGttaagtaaaaatttgatctaaaaacaaaaaattaatcattggCATAGGAAACGATAGCAGCTTTTTCATGCTTCATCTGATGGCATCATGAAAATGCTAATCGAATTTAGATTAATcgaaagagaacaaaaaacgacatatatgtattgtacataATGCTACATGTATAGCATATGTTTTGAATCAGTTGTCAATAGTCTTTTAGAGTTATAATACTTGATTGTAAAGTAACAGCTGCAGTGAAACGGCGTGTAATATTCTGCTGGAGAACATGTGGCGTTCCGATGTAGGATGATCAATTTTTCCCAGGGAAACTTTGGTTGATATTCATCCGTGGCTACACTATAGTGCCGCCATCGTCCATTAGGCTCGTTACGTGAAAAGCTGCTCCCATTTGTCCTATGCTTgcctgaaattcaattttttaacttagACCAGATCGTCGATCATTGGTGAGATGCGACGAATATTAATGTGGAAGATACAAGAAGGGAAAACAACGTGCTACCTTTCctcgataaaataaaactgctGGTTGTTTTCTATTAGACTATCGGCTATGAAAATCTCCAATTAGCAATGTGGGAAACGCTAAAAGCTGgatcaaagaaattttaagaCTCGTACGTACCATGCGCAAACTCAGATCGGCATCCGTGGCCTCTTGAATCAGCCAAAAGCAAGGCAGAGAATATTAATCTTttcatgaaagaaaaattagcacAGATCTAAGTAGCGGCATCCCGTGTGAAAGCAAAGGCAATGCCCGGCGAGATGAATAATGTTTTTGTATTAAAAggctaaaattttttgaaatcttggTGTATGAATAAGCAGCATGTCTCTATTCGGCAGGGTTACAACTTTGTTAATTACGGAATAagagtgaaattaaaaataggaATCACAGAtggagaaaatgaaagaaaagttcAAGCAGGAAGCAAGCAgcagtttttcattcaactttttgCTTTATTTTACAACAAGGCAATTCATCATATCCAACAAAGGAATAAATGTCACATTATTAATATTCTGGGACAATAGTCTCGTTATGTATTTCATTGCTTCACTACGATTGGCTAAGCTAAGCTAGTAACACTTTACACGGGCTTGCGGAAAATAGGAGAACGGGGACAGAGAGGGGGGACCTGCCCGGCTGCGAGACCTGCACTGGACATAAACATATCACTCTCAGAGATGTAAACCGGACCTAGATATACTCTATAATTTAGACTTCCTTTAacgtgatttcaattttcctccttcgccatttctcttctttcttcataTATTCAATTTGACGCATTGATTATCATAGGGGCGGCGGGATAATACTGCGTTTCGACGAAAACTGAACATTTAGCCAAGTGAATTTTACTTCGTTCAAGAATAGAGCTCAAATTTCGCAACCAAAATTCAACCATGTGGGGGAGATTTTCTAATATTCAGACTCTATTCTCTCGCACTGATTCGTTAAAACACGTAATTTTGATTATGTTTCAATTGACGCCCAAACGAGACAGTATCACACGTATATCCGTGCTCCTTTGTAAATATTGGTATTCATACACAGTACGGACTGAATTAAAGTATAGCTGAAAGTTCTGTAACAATTTTCTAGTTCCATTTATTTGCATCGACGACCGTCACGTTAGTTACCGCTTGTCGTTATCAGATAAATTTAAAGGGTTTCGATAAAATAGTTACAGGCCATTGATTAATTGTCTAACAATATGGTTACGGACCTGAGCTATCTCTAGTATatacaaattaattgattaataattaGTTAATAAACTCGATTCGACGGAgttttaataacaataaaagatGGGTTACATCAGAGATCATTTGGTCGATTAGAATTGGCGTTGGTGTGAGGATTGGTGTGGTGATGGGGCCTGTGGAGGGTGCTGCTTATCGTCAGAGGACCTACCATGTGGCCAGGCCTCGCCCACGTGTAGACGTATCCGTCCTGACATGCCGTCACGAAACAATCTTCTCTAAACACTAATTCAGTCAGCCTCTCGTGGGCCAGTTTCTTGCACACCAATGGTTCTAAAACAGGGCACTCGTCGAAACGTGGACACCAGGCGGTCCCTATCAATCTCATAGGATCGTCCATCGTACCGCCAGACTTTTTATTCGTACCTAGACCCGCGCCAACACTGTTTGAATTACTAGAATTTGAGTTACTGCCTGATTTCTCCCCACTATTATTTTGTACCGCGTTGTTGCTCGTCCCACTTCCTCTCATCGTTAGGCTAAAGTTTCTTTTGTGATTGTCACCTTTTCTTTCCCCAAAACTCAAGCCCGCCAGCCTTTGAGTCAACGAATTCACCGTAGACACTGCCGTATTGGTGCTAatactattattactacttTCATTGTTACCACTCGCGCTCTCTTTAAAACctatattattcaaattgttaTGCTTGGCATTGTTGGAATTATGATTGGACGTTGCTCCGTTCCCGCTCGTAAATGTTCCCGATGACGAAAATGTCCCCGAACCTGCGGTCGACGTCCGTTGCTTGGCACTCACTGGCGGCCGAAGAACGTCCTCGGTTATATCCCAGAGACAGAGTTGAGTGTCCTGGGAGACACTTCCCAGTCTGTAGCACGTTCCACCGGACACTCTTAGCTCCGATCCGCACGAATTTCTATTGGAATGAATACCTTGAGAGACCGTCGACAATCTGTGGGGCTTCTCGTTAAAGTGATTATTGTGATTGGTGTGAGGTATGGATTCGTCGTCGGAACCACTGAAATCGGGATCGTGATCCCCGTACGATGTCGTGTAGGGATCGAACGCGACCACACTGACCCAACTGTGATGGCCCTGACCCCTGGCTACGACTCTTTTCTCGTTGAAGCTCCATATCGTCACTAGATCATCTTCTCCTCCTACTACGACGTATCGTCCGTCCGGTGACCAACAGACACACAAAAATCCTCCGAAGTAGCTCCTCGCCGATCCCACTAATTCCATCGTATCGTAGTGAAAAACTCGTAGGAAGCCATCCTGGGATACCACAGCCAAATTAGAACCGCAGGGACTGAATGCAAATTCATTTATACAGCACCCCTCAGCTCCGATCACCCATCGGTACAGGGGGTTTCTCGTGGACTTTGTTTTGCACGTGTGGATCGCGTAGCCATCCCCAGATTTGAACGGCTGATAATGAGGCGGCGTCGTTCCACAAAGCAGCTCTTCGTTGTACAAGTACAGTTGGCCAGAGCTATGAGAGACCAGAAATAGATTGCTCGATCCCGGCACCCATTTGATGCAAGTCACTTTACTCTTGTCGATTAGCCTCTGGAATTTACAAACAACAGTTGCTGATTATTCTTTGTCACTTTTATCTTCCAACTAATGTCAACATCTTCCACGTAAATCAAATAACTCGGGGCCTTGTCATATCTATTCGGCGAAAGCCTTTACAACCGGTGAAGGATAACATAACtaataaatatgaatagaTTATAGCGTTAACATACACGGAGATTTTAATATCTTAGCACGTTGTCAGTGATTGGAGAAATAAGCGGAGTATTGCATAACAGAGTATGTAACActtgtttaattatttcgaGTTATAACTGCTTTATTACAGTACTGCCAACCTTGAGTAACACAGCGTTGTGCGGAGCCATCTGTGGCAGATAataagtagagaaaaaaaatatctctcttCAACTCTTGCCGTGAGAGATAGCGTGTTATAGGTATCCGTTGTTAATTTCTTGGTTATCACGTGCTGACAAAATAACGCCGCTGTATCGTAGTCGTTCAACAATCAGTAATAAGCTTGACAAAGTGCAGCTATTTGCCTTTACTTGTAGAATTTGCGCAGCTTTGGCTGCCCGATTATTGAGATAAATATTCCTCATCAGGatagatttttgattttaacttGAATTGGCCTGTCATGCTTACCTCTTCGTTGTAAAGTTTGCtaagttccttttttattGGATCTATGAGCTGAATTTGTCCTGTGGAAAATCCCACGAGCAGTGGAGCGCTGTCTGCGGTAGCTGTAGTTTGATTGAAGTTATGGCAGGTTGGATTTGTTCCTTTGTAGAGCTTTTTGTCGACAGGTTTGTTGAGATCCACAGCCTGAAACAGTTGCTATTATACTTCGGGATAGATTTTGAACCAGCATTATTCAGAGCAAAATTCCAAAGCTCTTATAGACTGAATTTGAATTCTACACCCAAAATCTGACAAAAGTATGCGGGTTTCTATAACTGTTATCGTCGAGCAAATTTTGCCTCTCCATGACACAGGGAATAGAGCATAGAGTGAACCAAAAGTGAAAGTAAAAGTAACACGGATAAAGCCGAAGTTGAAGTAGAAATGTGATGAATATGACGACGTTGGATAggtgtggtggtggtggctGCAAAGATGGAGTTCGGACAAGCGGGGAGGGGGTTGAAggttggggggagggggtgtttga is a window encoding:
- the LOC124413939 gene encoding WD repeat-containing protein 20 isoform X3; this encodes MAVQLDGGGKDDLKTQFVTREGTYKLMTLSEYSRPNRVGYTNSQGSASVRVSFVTLPDPADPTGAQGLGDRMCFNFGKELYVYVYRGVKKQLFQAVDLNKPVDKKLYKGTNPTCHNFNQTTATADSAPLLVGFSTGQIQLIDPIKKELSKLYNEERLIDKSKVTCIKWVPGSSNLFLVSHSSGQLYLYNEELLCGTTPPHYQPFKSGDGYAIHTCKTKSTRNPLYRWVIGAEGCCINEFAFSPCGSNLAVVSQDGFLRVFHYDTMELVGSARSYFGGFLCVCWSPDGRYVVVGGEDDLVTIWSFNEKRVVARGQGHHSWVSVVAFDPYTTSYGDHDPDFSGSDDESIPHTNHNNHFNEKPHRLSTVSQGIHSNRNSCGSELRVSGGTCYRLGSVSQDTQLCLWDITEDVLRPPVSAKQRTSTAGSGTFSSSGTFTSGNGATSNHNSNNAKHNNLNNIGFKESASGNNESSNNSISTNTAVSTVNSLTQRLAGLSFGERKGDNHKRNFSLTMRGSGTSNNAVQNNSGEKSGSNSNSSNSNSVGAGLGTNKKSGGTMDDPMRLIGTAWCPRFDECPVLEPLVCKKLAHERLTELVFREDCFVTACQDGYVYTWARPGHMASIGQMGAAFHVTSLMDDGGTIV
- the LOC124413939 gene encoding WD repeat-containing protein 20 isoform X1, with the protein product MAVQLDGGGKDDLKTQFVTREGTYKLMTLSEYSRPNRVGYTNSQGSASVRVSFVTLPDPADPTGAQGLGDRMCFNFGKELYVYVYRGVKKQLFQAVDLNKPVDKKLYKGTNPTCHNFNQTTATADSAPLLVGFSTGQIQLIDPIKKELSKLYNEERLIDKSKVTCIKWVPGSSNLFLVSHSSGQLYLYNEELLCGTTPPHYQPFKSGDGYAIHTCKTKSTRNPLYRWVIGAEGCCINEFAFSPCGSNLAVVSQDGFLRVFHYDTMELVGSARSYFGGFLCVCWSPDGRYVVVGGEDDLVTIWSFNEKRVVARGQGHHSWVSVVAFDPYTTSYGDHDPDFSGSDDESIPHTNHNNHFNEKPHRLSTVSQGIHSNRNSCGSELRVSGGTCYRLGSVSQDTQLCLWDITEDVLRPPVSAKQRTSTAGSGTFSSSGTFTSGNGATSNHNSNNAKHNNLNNIGFKESASGNNESSNNSISTNTAVSTVNSLTQRLAGLSFGERKGDNHKRNFSLTMRGSGTSNNAVQNNSGEKSGSNSNSSNSNSVGAGLGTNKKSGGTMDDPMRLIGTAWCPRFDECPVLEPLVCKKLAHERLTELVFREDCFVTACQDGYVYTWARPGHMVGPLTISSTLHRPHHHTNPHTNANSNRPNDL
- the LOC124413939 gene encoding WD repeat-containing protein 20 isoform X2, whose amino-acid sequence is MAVQLDGGGKDDLKTQFVTREGTYKLMTLSEYSRPNRVGYTNSQGSASVRVSFVTLPDPADPTGAQGLGDRMCFNFGKELYVYVYRGVKKAVDLNKPVDKKLYKGTNPTCHNFNQTTATADSAPLLVGFSTGQIQLIDPIKKELSKLYNEERLIDKSKVTCIKWVPGSSNLFLVSHSSGQLYLYNEELLCGTTPPHYQPFKSGDGYAIHTCKTKSTRNPLYRWVIGAEGCCINEFAFSPCGSNLAVVSQDGFLRVFHYDTMELVGSARSYFGGFLCVCWSPDGRYVVVGGEDDLVTIWSFNEKRVVARGQGHHSWVSVVAFDPYTTSYGDHDPDFSGSDDESIPHTNHNNHFNEKPHRLSTVSQGIHSNRNSCGSELRVSGGTCYRLGSVSQDTQLCLWDITEDVLRPPVSAKQRTSTAGSGTFSSSGTFTSGNGATSNHNSNNAKHNNLNNIGFKESASGNNESSNNSISTNTAVSTVNSLTQRLAGLSFGERKGDNHKRNFSLTMRGSGTSNNAVQNNSGEKSGSNSNSSNSNSVGAGLGTNKKSGGTMDDPMRLIGTAWCPRFDECPVLEPLVCKKLAHERLTELVFREDCFVTACQDGYVYTWARPGHMVGPLTISSTLHRPHHHTNPHTNANSNRPNDL